In the genome of Paracoccus tegillarcae, one region contains:
- a CDS encoding YdcH family protein, giving the protein MNTHHEMSHEEITRARLDVLRREHRDLDEAIGALAAQNLSSSLTLQRLKKQKLSLKDRISRLEDELTPDIIA; this is encoded by the coding sequence ATGAACACCCACCACGAAATGTCCCATGAAGAGATCACGCGCGCCCGCCTGGACGTGCTGCGGCGTGAGCATCGTGATCTGGACGAGGCGATCGGGGCGCTGGCCGCACAGAACCTGTCATCCTCGCTGACTTTGCAGCGGCTGAAGAAGCAGAAGCTGTCGCTGAAGGACCGGATCTCGCGGCTGGAAGATGAACTGACGCCGGATATTATCGCTTGA
- a CDS encoding Hsp20 family protein — protein sequence MNKISLGTHPYLLGFDQLERLAERAAKSTDGYPPYNIEHFEPDGFRITLAVAGFSEDDLSITVEERQLVIRGRQSEVEEERVFLHRGIAARAFQRSFVLADGVDVTNASLENGLLNVDLRRVQPQQVVQTIPISRK from the coding sequence ATGAACAAGATTTCACTGGGGACACATCCCTATCTTTTGGGCTTTGATCAGCTGGAACGGCTGGCTGAACGCGCAGCCAAAAGCACGGATGGCTATCCCCCCTATAACATTGAACATTTTGAGCCTGACGGCTTTCGCATCACGCTGGCGGTGGCAGGGTTTTCCGAGGATGATCTGTCGATCACCGTCGAAGAACGGCAGTTGGTCATTCGTGGCCGGCAATCCGAGGTCGAGGAAGAGCGCGTTTTTCTGCACCGGGGCATTGCCGCGCGCGCGTTTCAACGCAGCTTTGTGCTGGCCGATGGCGTCGATGTGACCAATGCGAGCCTTGAAAATGGCCTGTTGAATGTCGACCTTAGAAGGGTGCAGCCACAACAAGTGGTGCAAACCATACCGATCAGCCGCAAGTAA
- a CDS encoding DUF1150 family protein: protein MDTKYDFHDGEQNTVYIRRVAMENLPDDVREQAPDVDGLYAVHGMDGERLALVKDRKLAFFLARQNDLSPVSVH from the coding sequence ATGGATACGAAATACGATTTCCACGACGGTGAACAAAATACCGTTTATATTCGCCGCGTCGCGATGGAGAACCTTCCCGACGATGTTCGCGAACAGGCGCCCGATGTGGACGGCCTTTACGCAGTCCACGGCATGGACGGCGAGCGCCTGGCGTTGGTCAAGGACCGCAAGCTGGCATTTTTTCTGGCCCGCCAGAATGACCTGAGCCCGGTCAGCGTCCACTGA